One window from the genome of Natrinema caseinilyticum encodes:
- a CDS encoding amino acid permease — MTSSGEDGADFARELTLTDITLLGVGAMIGGSVFVLTGLAAGEAGPALVLAFALNGIITIFTAMTYAELGSAIPEPGGGYLWVRTALGRSQAFISGWMSWFAHAVAGSLYVLTFGSFVTLILTAYFELTLGLSDVQLQKGFAVLATAAFTYVNYRGTKETSFAENVVTILQLVVIVVVIAAGFRVAVSSPQVTISNLEPFTPNGAGGVFLAMGLTFIAFEGYEIIVQSGREVINPRENVPKAVFYSMLIVVTLYILIGIVMLGAITVTPDLIQTAQATDSIGGTTIPDLPANPAVWQVVGHLGEFGLAQAVGQLLPYGTLIILLTGILSSLAALNATTFSSSRVGYALGHDHVFPESFSRIHTENQTPYISVVLSGALIAVMAVSLPLAQVAAATDLMFLLLFLQVNYSMIKIRRELGEELTYGYLAPWFPYVPMIGIGTKLLLAVYFFNYSPLAWAIAVGWIGSGVVVFWVYSRGRIRRTEVPETRALVEERAIQERPYQVLVPIDKPENAERLVDIASAIARRNDGELLLTTIVTMPVQTPIERGGERVSEEREMLADAMQYAPDDIPAHRSVTVGRTPGRSIVDLTRRYDSDMVVLGWRGRRKRITSAMLGSTIDHVVENAPCDVIVAKTAGPVVPQSILVPTDGGPHATYAEQVGGTLASEYDADLTLLNVATSDRDDAETFVRDRRALLERVGVESETAVVSDGDVAHAIVEYAEENNVDTIVAGAAQAGLVPQTLFGDIAEDVGERFGEEVLMVRKYRFIRSAVVRWAHKWFARRPSPEGRSESFQSINAPEEDDSADSDERQN, encoded by the coding sequence ATGACTTCCTCCGGAGAGGATGGGGCAGATTTCGCTCGCGAGCTGACGCTTACGGATATCACTCTCCTCGGTGTCGGAGCGATGATCGGTGGGAGCGTCTTCGTTCTTACCGGACTCGCGGCAGGAGAGGCGGGTCCAGCATTGGTTCTCGCGTTCGCACTCAATGGGATCATCACCATTTTCACCGCGATGACGTATGCCGAGCTCGGAAGTGCCATTCCGGAACCCGGTGGGGGCTACCTGTGGGTCCGGACGGCACTCGGCAGGTCGCAGGCGTTTATCTCTGGATGGATGAGCTGGTTCGCCCACGCTGTCGCTGGGTCTCTCTACGTTCTCACATTCGGCTCGTTTGTCACGCTGATTCTCACAGCGTACTTCGAGCTCACACTGGGTCTCTCAGACGTTCAATTACAGAAGGGATTTGCCGTCCTTGCGACCGCTGCGTTCACGTACGTGAATTACCGTGGGACGAAAGAAACCAGTTTCGCCGAAAATGTCGTCACGATACTCCAACTAGTCGTTATCGTTGTTGTCATCGCGGCCGGCTTTCGAGTCGCCGTCTCGTCACCCCAGGTGACGATCAGTAATCTCGAGCCGTTCACGCCGAACGGCGCAGGCGGCGTCTTCCTCGCGATGGGGCTGACCTTCATCGCCTTCGAGGGGTACGAAATCATCGTTCAATCTGGACGTGAGGTCATCAATCCTCGAGAAAATGTTCCGAAAGCGGTCTTCTATTCGATGCTTATCGTCGTCACCCTCTATATTCTGATTGGGATCGTGATGCTCGGTGCGATCACCGTCACACCTGACCTTATCCAGACCGCCCAGGCGACGGACAGCATCGGCGGCACGACGATCCCTGACCTCCCGGCGAACCCCGCCGTCTGGCAAGTCGTCGGTCACTTGGGCGAATTTGGCCTCGCGCAGGCTGTCGGCCAACTGTTGCCCTACGGAACGCTAATCATTCTTCTGACTGGTATCCTGTCATCGCTGGCCGCGCTCAACGCGACAACATTTTCGAGCTCGCGCGTGGGCTACGCGCTCGGACACGATCACGTCTTTCCAGAGTCGTTCAGCCGAATCCACACGGAGAATCAGACACCGTACATATCAGTCGTTCTCAGCGGTGCGTTGATCGCCGTCATGGCCGTCTCGCTTCCGCTCGCACAGGTGGCTGCGGCGACGGATCTGATGTTCCTGCTATTGTTCTTGCAAGTGAATTACTCGATGATAAAGATCCGCCGGGAACTCGGTGAGGAGCTCACGTACGGCTATCTGGCACCGTGGTTTCCGTACGTTCCGATGATCGGGATCGGCACGAAGCTCCTCCTCGCGGTCTACTTCTTCAACTACAGCCCGCTCGCGTGGGCGATCGCAGTCGGCTGGATCGGGTCTGGTGTGGTCGTGTTCTGGGTCTATTCCCGGGGACGCATTCGCCGGACGGAAGTTCCCGAAACGCGGGCCCTCGTCGAGGAACGCGCCATACAAGAACGGCCCTATCAGGTGCTCGTTCCGATCGACAAACCTGAAAACGCAGAACGGCTCGTCGACATCGCCAGTGCGATCGCTCGCCGGAACGACGGCGAACTGTTACTGACGACGATCGTCACGATGCCCGTTCAGACACCGATCGAACGGGGTGGTGAGCGCGTCTCCGAGGAACGAGAGATGCTCGCTGATGCAATGCAGTACGCCCCAGATGACATCCCGGCACACCGAAGCGTCACCGTCGGTCGAACTCCGGGACGTAGTATCGTCGATCTCACGCGACGGTACGACAGCGATATGGTCGTTCTCGGCTGGCGTGGTCGCCGAAAGCGAATCACAAGCGCGATGCTCGGGTCCACGATCGATCACGTCGTCGAAAACGCGCCCTGCGATGTCATCGTTGCGAAGACTGCCGGCCCGGTCGTCCCACAGTCGATCCTTGTACCGACCGACGGCGGTCCACACGCGACGTACGCGGAACAAGTCGGCGGTACGCTCGCCAGCGAATACGATGCGGATTTGACGTTATTAAACGTCGCAACCAGTGATAGGGACGACGCGGAGACGTTCGTTCGGGATCGACGGGCGTTGCTCGAGCGGGTGGGCGTTGAGAGCGAAACAGCGGTCGTTTCGGATGGCGATGTCGCTCACGCGATCGTCGAGTACGCTGAGGAGAATAACGTCGATACGATCGTTGCAGGAGCAGCGCAGGCAGGTCTTGTCCCACAAACGCTCTTCGGAGACATCGCCGAAGATGTCGGCGAGCGGTTCGGTGAAGAGGTGTTGATGGTTAGGAAGTACCGATTCATTCGATCCGCAGTCGTCAGATGGGCCCACAAATGGTTCGCCCGTCGACCGTCGCCGGAAGGTCGAAGCGAGAGTTTTCAGTCGATAAATGCTCCAGAAGAGGATGATTCCGCCGACAGTGATGAACGTCAGAATTGA
- a CDS encoding cation:proton antiporter yields MVVIEPLSHHELLLVIVQLALLLFVARLLGEAFSLMGQPAVVGELFAGVLLGPSFLGVVTPAVYESLFAVSESQFHLLEIISWIGLIMLLVVTGLETDIDLIINKGRTAVVLSLGGIVVPFATGFTLGWFLPVEFIGAPDQRVVFSLFMATAMSISAIPVIAKVLIELEVIQRDIGQLILAAGMIDDTIGWVLLATVAGLARTGVVEFGSAVTTVLSVVVFLGIAFTVGRRIVAETIRWVDNAVGSDAALLSTLMVFALAAGAITQYMGLEAILGAFVVGVLVGQVKRFNYQVRRSFETMALSVFAPLFFAIAGLRMDVVALADPAVLTVGVAVFAIACFGKFGGIMGSSRLAGLSRWEGITIGGGMNARGAMEIIVATIGLGLGILTTSMYSIIVAVAIATSLMAPAIMRWSIPKIEMGDAERKRLEREEYLQESFVNNLTRVLLPTRGTVDTQYAARLIGPLFRPLQTDLDLLYIDDSDASTADGVRGWFGERLLNRGGSDSRATEQSESAERAFTELEERLGEQASPMRQLVVNAPGSVADTILENVDVGYDMVVVGERTLGTDPDGPLFSETIDRVVQETPCPTMVVSTSESVKRDPGQIDEPIRRILLPTVGTQSSRHAAEVAFTIAAEENALVEVAHVVARSGSSDQFVDSPDLTNEVDVGDRIVDRDAELGRQLGAKIVTTVTVSDKPGVELVDIADRNGADVIVMGTNTRPISQRAFFGPNVEYVINNASCPVAVLSSV; encoded by the coding sequence ATGGTAGTTATTGAACCGCTTAGTCACCACGAACTGTTACTCGTCATCGTACAGTTGGCGCTACTGCTCTTCGTCGCACGACTGTTAGGTGAGGCGTTCAGTTTAATGGGCCAGCCAGCGGTCGTTGGAGAGTTGTTCGCGGGCGTCCTCCTTGGGCCGTCTTTTCTAGGCGTTGTTACACCTGCTGTGTACGAGTCGCTGTTTGCGGTTTCGGAGAGTCAGTTCCACCTTCTCGAAATCATTTCCTGGATCGGACTCATCATGTTGCTGGTCGTCACTGGCCTCGAAACAGACATCGATCTCATTATCAACAAGGGACGAACGGCAGTCGTTCTCTCGCTCGGCGGTATTGTCGTCCCCTTCGCGACTGGATTCACACTGGGGTGGTTTCTACCCGTCGAGTTCATCGGGGCGCCCGATCAGCGCGTCGTGTTCAGCCTATTTATGGCGACTGCAATGAGCATCTCGGCGATTCCGGTCATCGCGAAAGTCCTCATCGAACTAGAGGTCATTCAACGCGACATTGGTCAGTTGATTCTCGCGGCAGGGATGATCGACGATACGATCGGCTGGGTCCTGCTGGCCACGGTCGCCGGACTCGCTCGAACGGGGGTCGTTGAGTTCGGCTCGGCTGTGACCACAGTCCTGTCAGTGGTTGTGTTTCTTGGTATCGCATTCACGGTTGGGCGACGCATCGTCGCGGAGACGATTCGCTGGGTCGATAATGCCGTTGGTAGCGATGCCGCATTGCTATCCACACTGATGGTTTTTGCACTCGCTGCGGGAGCAATCACCCAGTACATGGGGCTCGAGGCGATTCTCGGTGCGTTCGTCGTCGGCGTGTTGGTCGGTCAGGTGAAACGATTCAACTACCAAGTTCGACGGAGCTTCGAGACGATGGCGCTCTCTGTCTTCGCGCCGCTTTTCTTCGCCATCGCGGGCCTTCGGATGGATGTTGTTGCACTAGCAGATCCGGCCGTCCTCACCGTTGGGGTTGCTGTGTTCGCAATCGCCTGCTTCGGTAAATTCGGTGGGATCATGGGCAGCTCAAGACTGGCCGGGCTCTCGAGGTGGGAGGGGATCACGATCGGCGGCGGCATGAACGCCCGCGGGGCGATGGAGATCATTGTCGCCACGATCGGCCTCGGACTCGGTATCTTGACGACGAGCATGTACAGTATCATCGTCGCGGTCGCCATTGCAACGTCGTTAATGGCGCCCGCGATCATGCGCTGGTCGATTCCGAAGATCGAGATGGGCGATGCGGAACGAAAACGACTCGAGCGGGAGGAGTATCTGCAGGAGAGCTTCGTGAACAATCTTACGCGCGTTCTGTTGCCGACACGAGGAACCGTCGACACTCAGTACGCTGCCCGGCTCATCGGTCCATTGTTCCGACCGCTTCAAACCGATCTGGACCTCCTCTACATTGACGATTCCGACGCGTCGACCGCCGACGGTGTCCGTGGCTGGTTTGGCGAACGTCTCCTGAACCGGGGAGGGAGCGACTCGCGGGCGACAGAACAATCTGAATCTGCCGAGCGCGCCTTCACGGAGCTCGAAGAGCGACTGGGAGAACAGGCGAGTCCGATGAGACAGCTCGTAGTGAACGCTCCAGGTAGTGTGGCGGATACGATTCTCGAGAACGTTGACGTCGGGTACGACATGGTTGTCGTCGGTGAACGAACTCTCGGAACCGATCCCGACGGACCGCTGTTCAGCGAGACGATCGACCGCGTCGTTCAAGAAACGCCGTGTCCGACGATGGTCGTCAGCACGTCCGAGAGTGTAAAGCGCGATCCAGGGCAGATAGACGAACCGATCCGGCGAATCCTCCTTCCGACGGTCGGGACCCAGTCCAGTCGCCACGCAGCTGAGGTGGCGTTCACGATTGCAGCCGAGGAGAACGCCCTGGTCGAAGTTGCACACGTGGTCGCTCGCTCCGGCTCGAGTGATCAGTTCGTGGACAGCCCCGACCTCACGAACGAGGTCGATGTCGGCGATCGAATCGTTGACCGTGACGCAGAACTTGGTAGACAACTCGGGGCGAAGATTGTCACCACTGTCACAGTATCAGACAAACCCGGTGTCGAACTCGTCGACATTGCGGATCGAAACGGTGCAGACGTGATTGTAATGGGGACGAATACCCGGCCCATCTCCCAGCGAGCGTTCTTTGGCCCCAACGTCGAATACGTGATCAACAACGCGTCCTGTCCGGTGGCAGTACTGAGTTCGGTCTGA
- the mgtA gene encoding magnesium-translocating P-type ATPase, translated as MSEDTATFWSQPLEKLYGQLDATKRGLEPREAETRLSTYGYNRLRERQRATDFRLFVGQFRSPIVLILLFAAGVAFIVGDRADAAIIVSIVLISSLLGFWQERGAADAVASLFETIQLTTTVRRGGKDIDVPVEEIVPGDIVRLSAGDTVPGDCRLVESSDLNVDEAALTGEAYPIEKSPDTLPADTPLAKRSNALFMGTHVVSGQATALVVRTGRETEFGRISEHLQQRSTTEFERGIRRFGKLLSEVTLLLVLGIFAINVYFARPVLDSFLFALALAVGLTPQLLPAIISVNLASGAKAMACERVIVKRLSSIEDFGSMSVLCTDKTGTLTEGEVRVESARDITGNRSDRVRRLAYLNAAYETGFDNPIDEAVRQLDEDLTGTEKLDEVPYDFTRKRLSVLLTGDTVPADGLRSDQTRSLNNHRQATSRNTLVTKGAVENVLEVCTTAIGADGATVPLDSIREDLLAQFETYSANGFRVLGVAYRETERMDIDETGEEDMTFAGFLVLYDPPKPGVFDTLEQLDSLGVSVRIITGDNRHVAAHVAKDIGFEDVEILTGTELRKLTDEALVARIETVTVFAEIEPNQKERILRAFRHADIVVGYLGDGINDAPALHAADVGLSVDSGVDAAKEAADIVLLEKDLHVLKRGVQSGRKTFANTLKYVFMATSANFGNMFSMAVASLFLPFLPLLPTQILLMNLLTDIPELTISTDEVDHELVEQPHRWDLGFIKRFMATFGLVSSVFDFVTFGVLLIVLNASVAEFRTGWAVMSVISASIVVLVIRTRRPLFRSSPSRYLIAATIAIIVITSTLPYTPIGTVFKFTPLPPIFLAIVAMIVLSYVTAAEIVKYVFYRHLVATDASEPPDE; from the coding sequence GTGAGCGAAGATACCGCGACCTTCTGGTCGCAGCCTCTCGAGAAACTCTACGGTCAGCTAGATGCCACCAAACGAGGACTTGAGCCACGGGAGGCCGAAACTCGCCTTTCCACGTACGGGTACAACCGTCTCCGAGAGCGGCAGCGAGCGACAGACTTCCGACTATTCGTCGGCCAGTTTCGCAGTCCGATTGTCCTTATATTACTCTTCGCTGCCGGGGTGGCGTTCATTGTCGGCGACCGGGCGGATGCGGCTATCATCGTGAGCATCGTTCTCATCAGCTCATTACTTGGATTCTGGCAAGAGCGAGGTGCGGCTGACGCCGTTGCGAGTCTATTCGAGACGATCCAACTTACTACGACAGTTCGGCGGGGCGGGAAAGATATCGATGTCCCCGTTGAGGAAATCGTGCCCGGCGATATCGTCCGGCTTTCAGCGGGTGATACGGTTCCGGGTGACTGTCGATTGGTCGAATCGTCGGATCTAAACGTTGACGAAGCTGCGTTGACGGGCGAGGCATATCCCATCGAAAAGTCCCCTGATACGCTTCCGGCTGACACCCCGTTAGCGAAGCGGTCAAACGCTCTTTTCATGGGAACACATGTTGTAAGTGGACAAGCGACGGCGCTCGTCGTGCGAACGGGGCGTGAAACGGAATTTGGAAGGATCTCGGAGCATCTTCAACAACGTTCGACGACCGAGTTCGAGCGCGGAATTCGTCGCTTTGGAAAGCTCCTGAGCGAAGTCACGCTGTTGCTCGTCCTTGGTATTTTCGCGATCAACGTCTACTTCGCTCGACCCGTGCTGGACTCGTTTCTTTTTGCTCTTGCTCTTGCAGTTGGGTTAACACCGCAACTACTCCCCGCAATCATCAGTGTGAATCTAGCGAGCGGGGCGAAGGCAATGGCCTGTGAACGTGTAATCGTCAAGCGACTCTCGTCGATTGAGGACTTCGGGAGTATGAGCGTCCTCTGTACGGATAAGACGGGAACCCTTACAGAGGGTGAAGTTCGCGTCGAATCTGCACGAGATATCACGGGAAACCGGAGCGATCGAGTCCGACGACTCGCGTACCTGAACGCTGCCTATGAGACCGGCTTCGATAATCCGATCGATGAAGCGGTTCGACAGCTCGATGAAGACCTCACAGGAACCGAAAAATTAGACGAGGTGCCGTACGATTTCACTCGAAAACGATTGAGTGTACTCCTTACCGGTGACACCGTCCCAGCCGATGGGTTGAGATCCGATCAGACTCGATCACTAAACAACCACCGGCAGGCGACATCACGAAATACGCTCGTGACAAAGGGCGCGGTCGAGAACGTTCTTGAAGTCTGTACGACTGCGATTGGAGCTGACGGCGCGACAGTCCCACTCGACAGCATTCGTGAGGACCTCTTGGCCCAGTTCGAGACGTACAGCGCCAACGGATTTCGCGTTTTGGGTGTCGCATATCGCGAGACAGAACGGATGGACATTGACGAGACCGGCGAAGAAGACATGACGTTTGCGGGTTTTTTGGTGCTTTACGATCCGCCCAAACCCGGCGTCTTCGATACACTCGAGCAATTGGATTCGCTTGGCGTCTCTGTGCGGATAATCACTGGTGATAATCGACATGTCGCAGCACACGTCGCCAAAGACATTGGTTTCGAGGATGTTGAGATCCTCACCGGGACTGAGTTACGAAAGCTGACGGACGAAGCGCTCGTCGCTCGTATCGAAACGGTCACGGTGTTCGCGGAAATCGAGCCGAATCAGAAAGAACGGATCTTGCGGGCGTTTAGGCATGCCGATATCGTCGTCGGATACCTTGGCGACGGGATCAACGACGCACCGGCGTTACACGCGGCCGATGTCGGCCTCTCGGTCGACAGCGGCGTGGACGCCGCGAAGGAAGCGGCCGATATCGTCCTGCTCGAGAAGGATCTGCACGTCCTGAAACGCGGTGTGCAGTCGGGGCGAAAGACGTTCGCGAATACTCTGAAGTACGTCTTCATGGCGACGAGCGCAAACTTCGGTAACATGTTCAGTATGGCTGTTGCGTCGTTATTTCTGCCGTTCCTTCCGCTTCTTCCGACCCAGATTTTACTAATGAATCTCCTAACAGACATTCCTGAATTGACTATTTCAACCGACGAGGTCGACCACGAACTCGTCGAACAGCCACATCGATGGGATCTCGGATTCATCAAACGCTTCATGGCGACGTTTGGACTCGTTAGTTCGGTCTTTGACTTCGTCACGTTCGGTGTGTTATTGATCGTACTCAACGCGTCAGTGGCTGAGTTTCGCACAGGATGGGCCGTCATGTCCGTTATTTCAGCATCGATCGTTGTCCTCGTGATTCGAACGCGCCGCCCGCTTTTCCGGAGTTCACCGAGCCGCTATCTGATTGCCGCAACGATTGCTATCATTGTCATTACATCGACCTTGCCTTACACGCCGATAGGAACAGTATTTAAATTCACACCATTACCGCCGATTTTCCTCGCGATCGTTGCGATGATCGTTCTATCGTACGTCACCGCTGCCGAGATCGTCAAGTACGTTTTCTACCGGCATCTCGTGGCGACAGATGCATCGGAACCACCCGACGAGTAA
- a CDS encoding DUF1214 domain-containing protein: MYKGTNHTTQESDSEPLRATRRSALRGAGLAGILSLAGGSATASQQSSEANAQQTDQQSSADGESIPVTWENYPRANCHASFQATVDEGGFGQLYNFRDITPVSEQLDVEANRDTIYSLGVFDLTEPVTITLPDSGDRYQSMNVQNENQYVKLSVTEPGTYTISQDMVGTRYAGVLIRTFVDPNDPDDVTQVRQLQDEIGVEQASAGSFEIPNWDQQSFNQLDDALTTVFTTLENFSGAYGDVDQVDPVKFFVASPSGWTGVPQPSEALFLQRIPTQNDGTTPYTLTVDEDVPVDAFWSVTVYNRDLYLEENEYDAYSVNNVTAVRDADGSVTIHFGGDPDQPNFIYTPEGWHYIVRLYQPREPIINGSYQFPEAELVG, from the coding sequence ATGTACAAGGGGACAAACCACACGACACAAGAATCGGACTCCGAACCGCTGCGGGCAACGCGTCGAAGCGCACTTCGCGGGGCAGGTCTCGCCGGAATACTCTCGCTAGCCGGCGGCAGCGCCACTGCCAGCCAACAGTCCTCGGAAGCAAACGCCCAGCAGACGGACCAGCAGTCGTCAGCAGATGGCGAGTCGATCCCAGTGACATGGGAGAATTACCCACGCGCCAACTGTCATGCTTCATTCCAGGCAACCGTCGACGAGGGCGGGTTCGGACAGCTCTATAATTTCAGAGATATAACGCCAGTCAGCGAGCAGTTGGACGTCGAGGCAAATCGTGACACGATTTACTCACTCGGTGTGTTCGATCTGACCGAGCCAGTCACCATCACGCTCCCAGACAGCGGTGACCGTTACCAGTCAATGAATGTTCAGAACGAGAATCAATATGTGAAGCTGAGCGTCACCGAACCTGGCACGTACACGATCTCACAAGACATGGTTGGGACTCGGTATGCTGGCGTCCTGATCCGCACGTTTGTTGACCCGAACGACCCAGACGATGTAACGCAAGTCCGGCAACTCCAAGACGAGATCGGCGTCGAACAAGCATCGGCTGGCTCGTTCGAGATTCCCAACTGGGATCAACAATCATTCAACCAACTCGACGACGCGCTCACGACAGTCTTTACCACGCTCGAGAACTTCTCGGGCGCGTATGGTGACGTCGATCAAGTCGACCCCGTGAAATTTTTCGTCGCCAGTCCGTCGGGGTGGACCGGCGTCCCGCAGCCGTCGGAAGCGCTCTTCCTCCAACGGATTCCCACCCAGAATGATGGCACAACGCCATACACACTCACCGTCGACGAAGACGTCCCCGTCGACGCGTTCTGGTCAGTCACCGTCTACAACCGTGACCTCTACCTCGAGGAGAACGAGTACGACGCGTATTCGGTCAACAATGTGACCGCAGTACGGGACGCTGACGGCAGTGTCACGATCCACTTTGGCGGCGACCCCGACCAGCCGAACTTCATCTACACGCCAGAAGGATGGCACTATATCGTCCGACTCTATCAACCACGCGAGCCAATCATCAACGGGAGCTATCAGTTCCCCGAGGCCGAGCTGGTCGGGTGA
- a CDS encoding RING finger protein, with protein MQWVVDQTSYTLVSDNLEPPTAGGIFFSLLVVSSVMVGSKKCYICGEHFQREDDIVSCDHCHVRFHRSCLEERDEDHCPRCIDEGWISGIEF; from the coding sequence ATGCAGTGGGTAGTTGATCAGACTTCCTACACCTTAGTGAGTGATAACCTCGAGCCCCCCACAGCTGGTGGAATATTTTTCTCTTTGCTCGTCGTATCTTCGGTTATGGTTGGTTCAAAGAAATGTTACATCTGCGGAGAACACTTTCAACGAGAAGATGATATAGTTTCCTGTGACCACTGCCACGTCCGTTTTCATCGATCGTGTTTAGAGGAACGGGATGAAGATCACTGTCCTCGCTGTATTGATGAGGGATGGATCAGTGGTATTGAGTTCTAA
- a CDS encoding SulP family inorganic anion transporter, whose translation MSKDLKERLSQRFSSSLPVLEWLPQYDKSWLRLDIVAGITVAAAVIPEGLAYASLANLPPETGLYAGLMAAIAYLFLGTSRQVMVGPTSALAILLASGVGAVAGGNSASYASLVIITTILVGVFAVIAWVFRLGFLVHFMSESVLTGFSAGAALYIMSTQLNKLFGIESSASRAFFGETFFGRIWYTGTNLAETNPETLAVGVAGIVLLVFGERYLPRAPNSLLVVVLSIMLMSVTNLQARGVAIVGSIPSGLPSLTVPAVPSIPTIGSLVPVAIALFLLSYVEGISAVETFARRHDYQTDANQELLADGGANLAAGFGGGFVVGGSMSRSALNDAVGSKTQLTNAVVALVLAVVLLFLTSVFTNLPETILAAIVIVAVTGLIDTNALRQLYHVSKSEFAIAMSALLGVLTVGMIWGVFVGVVLSLLIAISRVSRPLTHELGQIVRTDHFVALDLYPAATTITDVFVYRVEAELFYANADTVRIDLLERLAERDSDVELVVFDLTSSSTVDFEAAQMLGKLEQKLDSREIDLRFAGAESEVVQMFETTGLAANAGGVKPEESVDDVIDRWRAEQSSS comes from the coding sequence GTGTCAAAAGATCTAAAAGAACGGCTTAGCCAACGGTTTTCATCCTCTCTTCCGGTACTGGAGTGGCTTCCGCAGTACGATAAGTCGTGGCTCCGTCTGGACATCGTCGCGGGAATCACCGTTGCAGCGGCGGTCATTCCTGAGGGGTTGGCGTACGCATCGCTTGCAAACTTGCCACCGGAGACTGGCTTGTACGCCGGGTTGATGGCCGCCATCGCGTACCTTTTTCTTGGCACCTCCCGGCAGGTCATGGTGGGACCGACCTCGGCGCTGGCGATCCTGCTCGCAAGTGGTGTTGGGGCAGTCGCTGGCGGAAACAGCGCCTCATACGCGTCTCTTGTAATTATCACCACGATTCTCGTCGGTGTCTTTGCAGTTATCGCGTGGGTGTTTCGGTTGGGATTTCTCGTCCACTTTATGTCGGAATCGGTACTCACGGGGTTTTCCGCCGGGGCGGCGCTGTACATCATGTCGACCCAACTTAACAAACTATTCGGCATCGAGAGTAGCGCGTCACGTGCCTTCTTTGGGGAAACGTTCTTTGGGCGGATATGGTACACCGGAACCAATCTCGCTGAGACGAACCCCGAGACGTTGGCCGTCGGTGTTGCTGGCATCGTGTTGCTCGTCTTCGGAGAACGTTACTTGCCGCGTGCCCCGAATTCGCTCCTCGTCGTCGTTCTCTCGATCATGCTTATGTCGGTCACGAATCTACAGGCCCGCGGTGTTGCGATCGTTGGATCGATTCCGAGCGGCCTCCCCTCGTTGACGGTTCCAGCGGTTCCCAGTATTCCGACGATTGGGTCCCTCGTCCCCGTTGCCATCGCGTTGTTTCTTCTTTCGTACGTCGAAGGCATCAGCGCAGTCGAGACATTTGCTAGACGCCACGACTACCAAACCGATGCCAATCAGGAACTGCTAGCTGATGGCGGCGCCAACCTCGCTGCTGGCTTCGGTGGCGGATTTGTCGTCGGTGGAAGTATGTCTCGGTCAGCGCTCAATGACGCCGTCGGCAGCAAGACACAACTCACGAACGCCGTTGTTGCTCTTGTTCTTGCCGTCGTCTTGCTCTTTCTTACCAGCGTGTTCACGAATCTTCCAGAAACGATTCTCGCAGCAATCGTTATCGTTGCCGTCACTGGCCTTATCGATACGAACGCACTCCGTCAACTGTACCACGTGAGCAAAAGTGAGTTTGCTATCGCGATGTCGGCCTTGCTCGGGGTACTTACAGTCGGGATGATCTGGGGCGTCTTCGTCGGCGTCGTCCTCTCGTTGCTGATCGCGATTTCTCGGGTCAGCCGTCCATTGACACACGAACTCGGTCAGATTGTCAGGACGGACCACTTCGTCGCTCTCGACTTGTATCCGGCGGCAACGACTATCACCGATGTGTTCGTCTACCGCGTCGAAGCTGAGTTGTTTTACGCGAACGCAGATACGGTTCGGATCGACCTCCTCGAACGGCTTGCAGAACGCGATTCTGATGTCGAATTAGTCGTTTTCGACCTTACATCGTCGTCAACAGTCGACTTCGAGGCCGCACAAATGTTGGGGAAACTTGAACAAAAACTCGACTCACGCGAAATCGACCTCCGCTTTGCGGGGGCAGAGTCCGAGGTTGTACAGATGTTTGAAACGACGGGACTCGCGGCGAACGCTGGCGGTGTGAAACCCGAGGAATCGGTCGACGATGTCATTGACCGCTGGAGAGCAGAGCAGTCATCCTCATAG